In Indicator indicator isolate 239-I01 chromosome 20, UM_Iind_1.1, whole genome shotgun sequence, a genomic segment contains:
- the DLEC1 gene encoding deleted in lung and esophageal cancer protein 1 produces MLKADVEKDFHKIGLPPVASYFRWIVDNELLRKNHLICPDDYITDKKPITRAPKGKSEPGYVRETFNIRQQVSSVSQDQMPAYLQKKTDGLPNVPLRTFTLPSTTYSSHYTKKITKKPSTWGKLAWKDRKCKAEEESERAYIANLDRRQNYLKNPRFFPPNAPQGGKSLVISQEKVEQAVARGKSEDNGGDPSFVPVFLATPPTVLFSDYEVGQAYEMTIELLNITSTCQHVRLIPPSTSVFAIGPGKFPGKGGMIAPGMTCQYTVQFLPENVGNYEDCIIVETPASKPLLIPLQARRPPPVLTLPDIIDCGSCLVGGIKSTKLLCRNEGTNTGMFCIMPKTAWPPPNFRAAATVDFVIQDPFGIHPGAFELTPGQSTTVEVVFFPSFPEVSQQRYTLLCDSCQVNDVTVTGVGELIALELLFVTGGESKAAPGEVTDVTAQHLIRFEPQNPHTTKEKKLLIRNSTHIELPFYWQKRKPNLKPLISEETADFMKLKCNPDIESVFSLNPEQGVLLPHADHEFTLTYTPQELKSYHSVIQMVLRDVPETPCSVTERMLQNIPECKTEDVIALEIEVKGSTEPFQLLLEPYVIIIPGENFIGVTVRKRFKMWNNSKSLIKYTWEKILSCEIMEVEPHIGIIDASSCCEFELTVTGSKPGCISHNLRCRIEHCPEPVVLHVEAAFKGPLLHIDVPSIQLGLAKQGESVSRAFEIFNLSRLPAQWRMQESQVCLAERNEEVSPFTIQPSAGEIPPLGSRSVSVQFSSLLCQRLQTVLELEVENGEGSHLPVFVEVQTPQACLLSSHLVFPEMYTGVPAKATSKLFNQKLLPARYLWGKLIGSQAAFCSIAVSPASGTLGPNEEKEFCIELSANIMGELKDLALSCSIEDMAEPLFLSISGEVKGLHVTYSVPCDSGAASDERQMSQSPGELLLDFGSEVAVKDTVKRQLILTNHTGITAPFRLEAEYFTACSLAPEQGICLSSSYRSKRRGPVTKQAARRAQSEFAAALLSHGKGVAFHIQPSTGTLKAFQQLIIEITAYNNMWGEYQDDLVCQVGDLQTKLIPMQMTVKGCPIFLQMTGPETEQPIIRFGTQVSGASPVLRRIQLTNPTPFDIRLDWEIYNQEQDDKKLVDLLMFCGDPFPLQDMDENETTPTGSALESEISPGSDSKEKETTTQEPTMQKNITVLIRPHEGVLADNPYSITPRQIVLPGGGSICVCIFFTPRVLPEGVTEVQCEGLVLGFMSLDDKLAQTVPNKVHRRHGYEAPPLRISLQAFVAQALLKVDMDHDRGMVFYSAASDLIPDQPQSGVLTESVMTQSLKLTNCTKVPLYFRLLLSTPFSLSSTKTSHSKKENEQQPQLVLYPQQNMLVTVSFHTTLELLVNQHLPDTQLLPGFQVLQSENGERKLQFNQNLVIEHSNSTCQLVPVTAYLTVPVLELSCDTVDFKTCFVAQPKTEHVFLCNRSGCRSYWTALLGDQKRRENLEVFSVSPPHGVLEARQGDSPTKEILQISFTARSDTEYETVVSISGLLGERPCRLQLRGRGTYDGAA; encoded by the exons ATGCTGAAGGCAGATGTGGAGAAAGACTTTCACAAAATAGGATTGCCACCAG TGGCATCCTATTTTAGGTGGATTGTGGATAATGAACTCCTTAGAAAAAATCATTTAATTTGCCCTGATGATTACATCACTGATAAAAAACCTATTACTAGAGCACCAAAAG GAAAATCAGAACCTGGCTATGTCAGAGAGACATTTAATATTAGGCAGCAGGTTTCTTCAGTCTCACAGGACCAGATGCCTGCAtacctgcagaaaaaaactGATGGACTGCCAAATGTGCCTTTGAGAACATTCACTCTGCCTTCAACCACATATTCTAGCCACTACACTAAAAAGATAACAAAG AAACCAAGTACCTGGGGGAAGCTAGCCTGGAAAGACAGAAAgtgcaaagcagaggaagaaagtgaGCGTGCTTACATTGCCAACCTTGACAGAAGGCAGAATTACTTGAAGAACCCTCGCTTCTTCCCTCCAAATGCTCCTCAGGGAGGCAAATCTCTTGTCATTTCTCAAGAAAAGGTGGAACAAGCCGTAGCCAGAGGAAAATCAGAAGATAATGGAGG tGATCCCTCCTTTGTTCCTGTGTTTCTTGCCACCCCAcctactgttttgttttctgattatGAAGTTGGCCAAGCTTATGAG atgACTATAGAGCTGCTGAACATCACTTCAACATGTCAGCATGTAAGACTCATCCCTCCCTCTACTTCAGTATTCGCCATTGGGCCAG gaaaattTCCAGGAAAGGGAGGAATGATTGCTCCTGGGATGACATGCCAGTATACAGTCcaatttcttcctgaaaatgTGGGAAATTATGAAGATTGTATAATAGTGGAGACTCCAGCATCAAAACCTCTTCTGATCCCTCTCCAAGCTAGAAGACCACCTCCAGTGTTAACAT TGCCTGACATTATAGACTGTGGTTCCTGCCTTGTTGGAGGAATAAAATCAACGAAGCTTTTGTGCAGAAATGAAGGAACAAACACTGGGATGTTCTGTATAATGCCAAAGACTGCCTGGCCACCTCCTAATTTCAGG GCTGCTGCCACTGTTGATTTTGTGATACAAGATCCTTTTGGGATCCATCCTGGTGCTTTCGAGCTCactccagggcagagtacaaCAGTAGAG GTAgtgtttttcccttcttttccagaAGTCTCACAGCAAAGATACACCCTTCTTTGTGACAGTTGCCAAGTCAATGATGTTACAGTCACAG GGGTTGGAGAACTGATAGCTCTGGAGCTTTTGTTTGTCACGGGtggagaaagcaaagctgcaCCTGGTGAAGTCACTGATGTAACAGCACAGCATCTCATACGGTTTGAGCCCCAAAACCCACAcaccaccaaggagaagaaattgCTTATCAGAAACTCTAC CCACATAGAACTTCCTTTCTACTGGCAGAAAAGGAAGCCTAATCTGAAACCATTAATATCAGAAGAAACTGCAGACTTTATGAAGCTCAAATGCAACCCAGACATAGAATCAGTCTTCTCCCTAAATCCTGAGCAAGGAGTTTTGCTTCCACATGCAGATCATGAATTTACTCTCACTTACACTCCACAGGAG CTGAAGAGTTATCACAGTGTGATTCAGATGGTACTGAGGGATGTCCCAGAAACACCTTG CTCAGTAACAGAGAGGATGCTTCAAAACATCCCAGAATGCAAAACAGAGGATGTAATAGCACTGGAAATAGAAGTTAAGGGATCCACAGAACCATTTCAACTTCTCCTGGAGCCATATGTCATTATCATCCCTGGAGAAAACTTCATTGGTGTAACTGTCAGGAAAAGATTTAAG ATGTGGAATAACAGCAAATCATTGATCAAGTACACATGGGAGAAAATCCTGTCCTGTGAAATCATGGAAGTTGAACCCCATATTGGCATCATAG ATGCAAGTTCATGCTGTGAATTTGAACTGACAGTTACTGGAAGCAAACCTGGGTGCATCAGCCATAACCTGCGGTGCAGGATTGAACACTGTCCAGAGCCAGTCGTGCTGCACGTGGAGGCTGCTTTTAAG GGTCCACTTCTACATATTGATGTTCCATCGATCCAGTTAGGTTTGGCTAAGCAGGGAGAGAGTGTCTCAAGAGCTTTTGAGATTTTTAATCTGAGTCGGCTGCCAGCACAGTGGAGAATGCAGGAAAGTCAGGTTTGTCTGGCTGAAAGGAATGAAGAG GTATCTCCCTTCACCATTCAACCATCTGCTGGAGAAATACCTCCTTTGGGGTCACGCAGTGTGTCGGTTCAGTTCTCATCATTGCTGTGCCAGCGTCTCCAGACAGTGTTAGAACTAGAGGTAGAAAATGGAGAAGGAAG TCATCTTCCTGTTTTTGTGGAAGTTCAGACTCCCCAAGCATGCCTGCTATCTAGTCATCTAGTATTCCCTGAAATGTATACTGGAGTTCCTGCCAAAGCAACCAGCAAACTTTTTAACCAGAAACTGCTGCCAGCAAGATACTTATGGGGAAAG CTCATTGGAAGCCAGGCAGCTTTCTGCTCCATTGCTGTCTCCCCAGCCAGTGGCACTTTAGGCCCAAATGAGGAAAAAGAGTTCTGCATAGAGCTGTCAGCTAATATCATG GGTGAGCTGAAGGACCTTGCCCTTTCCTGTAGCATAGAAGACATGGCTGAGCCCCTCTTTCTGAGCATTTCAGGAGAAGTGAAAGGACTGCATGTCACTTACTCAGTACCTTGTGACAGTGGAGCTGCCAG TGATGAAAGGCAGATGTCTCAAAGCCCAGGGGAACTTCTCTTGGACTTTGGATCAGAAGTGGCAGTCAAAGACACAGTGAAGCGTCAGCTAATTCTTACCAACCACACTGGGATCACTGCTCCCTTCAGACTGGAAGCTGAGTATTTTACTGCCTGTTCTCTTGCTCCAGAACAAGGAATCTGCCT ctcCTCAAGCTACAGGTCAAAAAGAAGAGGGCCTGTCACAAAACAGGCAGCCAGAAGAGCACAGTCAG AgtttgcagcagcactgctgtctcATGGGAAGGGAGTAGCTTTCCATATACAACCTTCCACAGGAACTCTGAAAGCCTTCCAGCAGCTAATCATAGAAATAACAGCTTACAACAACATGTGGGGAGAGTACCAGGATGATCTTGTCTGTCAG GTGGGAGACTTACAAACTAAATTAATTCCTATGCAAATGACAGTGAAAGGCTGTCCAATCTTCCTGCAGATGACAGGACCAGAAACAGAGCAACCTATAATCAG GTTTGGCACTCAGGTCTCTGGAGCATCTCCTGTGCTGCGGAGGATCCAGCTCACCAACCCCACTCCCTTTG ACATTCGCCTGGACTGGGAAATTTACAACCAAGAGCAAGATGATAAGAAGTTGGTGGACCTGTTGATGTTCTGTGGAGacccttttcctcttcaggaCATGGACGAAAATGAGACTACACCAACTGGTAGTGCCTTGGAGTCAGAGATC TCTCCAGGCTCTGacagcaaagagaaggaaaccaCCACTCAAGAACCTACAATGCAGAAGAACATCACTGTACTTATTCGTCCTCATGAAGGGGTTCTTGCAGACAACCCCTACTCCATTACCCCAAGGCAGATA GTGCTTCCAGGAGGTGGCAGCATCTGCGTTTGCATCTTCTTCACCCCACGCGTCCTGCCAGAGGGCGTGACTGAAGTGCAGTGTGAAGGGCTTGTGCTGGGCTTCATGAGCCTGGATGACAAG CTTGCACAGACAGTGCCCAACAAAGTGCATCGCAGGCATGGCTACGAAGCTCCGCCGTTACGCATCTCCTTGCAAGCCTTCGTAGCACAAGCTCT GTTAAAAGTAGACATGGATCACGACAGAGGGATGGTGTTTTACTCAGCAGCAAGTGACCTCATACCAGATCAGCCTCAGTCAGGA GTTTTGACAGAGTCAGTAATGACTCAGAGTTTGAAACTCACCAATTGCACTAAGGTTCCACTGTACTTCAGGCTCCTTCTGTCTACacccttcagcctgtccagcacCAAAACATCTCACAGCAAGAAGGAAAACGAGCAGCAACCACAACTTGTACTTTATCCACAGCAAAACATGCTG GTGACAGTGTCATTCCACACAACTCTGGAGTTACTTGTTAATCAACATCTGCCAGATACCCAGCTGCTTCCTGGATTCCAAGTGCTCCAGTCTGAGAATGGAGAGAGAAAGCTGCAGTTTAATCAAAATCTGGTCATTGAACATAGTAACAGCACATGCCAG CTGGTCCCAGTGACTGCTTACCTCACtgttccagttctggagctgtCTTGTGACACAGTTGACTTCAAGACCTGCTTTGTTGCACAGCCCAAGACTGAACATGTCTTCCTGTGCAACAGGAGTGGCTGCAGAAGTTACTGGACTGCTTTGCTGG GTGACCAGAAAAGGAGGGAGAACCTGGAAGTATTCTCTGTCTCCCCTCCTCATGGTGTTTTGGAGGCACGCCAAGGGGACTCGCCTACTAAAGAGATTTTGCAGATCAGCTTTACTGCCAG GAGTGACACTGAATACGAGACTGTGGTGAGCATCAGCGGActgctgggagagaggccctgcaggctgcagctcagaggaCGAGGCACATACGATGGGGCAGCATGA